From one Octopus bimaculoides isolate UCB-OBI-ISO-001 chromosome 1, ASM119413v2, whole genome shotgun sequence genomic stretch:
- the LOC106882276 gene encoding protein O-linked-mannose beta-1,4-N-acetylglucosaminyltransferase 2, giving the protein MPSLHYISHAVALALIAMLIRKYIELKIYHDDVMSSCYLSETNHENSEVENEIEHETPPKAPVPTSDDPRFLTPEYLNQKLFSDGSSVTCNPTDHAAQRTCHFVNLCYFAERDSYLFFHSDKSILENIPVNRYSPTLVELSSVTNHTYNHFNYIDMPVSASRLFHIKWVTTSSLIIRRFKPDNLMHVIHDDILPLFQTLRHFNLAANTSDRFHYRLIFDDEWGEGPFLKLYDILSVYQPIFKSMLREAPGLTCFHQAYVGLVKSTAWYDYGFYKPQGPLPERKVSSVEINSLLEYTRRELGLSINTDNSDYLVLISRKSTRLILNEIELSLALSREVRIKVIHLSQEQYTIEQMIEVVSNSIGIIGMHGSLLTLAMYLPAGSILIELFPYAVNPDHYTPYKTLVSLPGMNILYRAWRNMEQKKSFGHLTMGNIEYLPHDVQQRIISQMEVPRHICCDDPSWLYHIYQDTQVDIETIISLTQEAILATKTENNRALDKIATNFVIPDKVTHDSCKTMVDGSKQIIIYWEIPWNLQFFNYETVEYEVLLQYTKSPEKSTIFRVSANSITLEPSDSFYIVWVRCSLDEIHVGPFKQIACVE; this is encoded by the coding sequence ATGCCGTCTCTCCATTATATTTCACATGCTGTTGCTCTTGCATTGATTGCAATGCTGATCAGAAAATACATAGAACTGAAGATTTACCATGATGATGTCATGTCTTCATGTTACCTTTCTGAAACAAACCATGAAAATTCAGAAGTAGAAAATGAAATTGAACATGAAACACCTCCAAAAGCTCCTGTGCCAACTTCTGATGACCCTAGATTTCTAACACCAGAGTATTTGAATCAGAAACTATTTTCTGATGGCTCATCGGTAACCTGTAATCCTACAGACCATGCTGCTCAACGGACTTGCCATTTTGTCAACCTGTGTTATTTTGCTGAAAGAGACAGTTACTTGTTTTTTCACAGTGATAAAAGTATACTTGAAAATATTCCTGTTAATCGATACTCTCCAACTTTAGTTGAATTATCTTCAGTTACAAACCATACTTACAACCATTTTAATTATATTGACATGCCTGTAAGTGCTTCTAGATTGTTCCATATAAAATGGGTGACAACTTCCAGTTTGATTATAAGAAGATTTAAGCCTGACAATCTTATGCATGTCATTCATGATGATATTCTACCTCTCTTTCAGACTCTCAGACATTTTAATCTTGCTGCCAATACTTCAGACCGCTTTCATTATAGATTAATATTTGATGATGAGTGGGGAGAAGGTCCTTTCTTAAAACTCTATGATATTCTCTCAGTGTATCAACCGATTTTTAAGTCTATGCTTCGTGAAGCCCCAGGATTAACTTGTTTTCATCAAGCCTATGTTGGTTTAGTAAAATCTACTGCATGGTATGATTATGGCTTTTATAAGCCACAAGGTCCTCTTCCTGAAAGAAAGGTGAGCAGTGTTGAAATTAACAGCTTATTGGAGTATACACGGAGAGAATTAGGTCTAAGCATCAATACTGATAATTCAGATTATTTAGTTCTCATATCAAGGAAATCAACAAGGCTGATCTTGAATGAAATTGAATTAAGCTTAGCTTTGTCACGTGAGGTCCGTATTAAAGTGATTCATTTAAGTCAAGAACAGTATACAATTGAACAGATGATTGAAGTTGTGTCTAATTCTATAGGAATAATTGGAATGCATGGATCATTATTAACACTTGCTATGTACTTACCTGCTGGTAGTATTTTAATAGAGCTGTTCCCATATGCTGTAAATCCTGATCATTATACTCCATATAAAACACTGGTTTCTTTGCCTGGAATGAACATTCTGTACAGAGCATGGCGTAATATggaacaaaagaaatcatttggTCATTTAACTATGGGAAATATTGAATATCTTCCTCATGATGTACAACAAAGAATTATTTCTCAAATGGAAGTTCCAAGACATATTTGTTGTGATGATCCATCATGGCTTTACCATATTTACCAAGACACACAAGTTGATATTGAAACTATAATCTCCTTGACACAAGAAGCTATTTTGGCcacaaaaactgaaaacaatcGGGCCTTGGATAAAATAGCTACAAACTTTGTCATACCTGATAAAGTTACACATGATAGTTGCAAAACTATGGTTGATGGCTCCAAGCAGATAATTATTTATTGGGAAATTCCTTGGAACTTACAGTTTTTCAACTATGAAACAGTTGAATATGAAGTGTTGTTGCAATACACCAAAAGTCCTGAAAAATCTACAATTTTTAGAGTTTCAGCCAACTCCATAACACTAGAACCATCAGACAGTTTTTACATTGTGTGGGTTCGCTGTAGCTTGGATGAGATTCATGTGGGACCATTTAAGCAAATTGCTTGTGTTGAATGA